In the genome of bacterium, one region contains:
- a CDS encoding SDR family oxidoreductase, with protein MAVMYEDLIDKNVLVTGGASGLGFAIAQAFVENRSKVVIVGRDAEKLTRAQRELGEQAVSLVFDLNEIDRLPELLSQISNAVEAIEVLVNNAGINLKKEALAVSNQEYQAIVHTNQTAVFALTREIARIMVARGSGSVIMIGSMATHYGVPQVVGYAAAKSAVEGMTRVLAVEWASHGIRVNCIAPGFIATVMSAKAFADDPERKARALARTPMGKFGEPSEVASAALFLASAQAKYITGVVLAVDGGNSIGF; from the coding sequence ATGGCAGTCATGTATGAAGATCTCATTGACAAGAATGTTTTGGTTACCGGCGGTGCCAGTGGGCTTGGTTTTGCCATTGCGCAGGCATTTGTCGAGAACCGGTCGAAGGTTGTCATCGTTGGCAGGGATGCGGAAAAGCTCACGCGCGCCCAAAGGGAATTGGGCGAGCAGGCGGTTTCCCTCGTGTTTGATTTGAACGAAATCGACCGCTTGCCGGAATTGCTGTCGCAGATCAGCAATGCCGTTGAGGCGATCGAGGTGCTGGTCAACAACGCGGGCATCAATTTGAAGAAAGAGGCGCTGGCGGTTTCCAATCAAGAGTATCAGGCCATCGTGCACACCAATCAGACCGCGGTGTTCGCGCTGACCAGAGAAATCGCGCGGATCATGGTGGCCCGTGGCAGCGGCAGCGTTATCATGATCGGCTCGATGGCCACCCACTATGGCGTTCCCCAAGTTGTCGGTTATGCGGCCGCGAAATCCGCGGTGGAAGGCATGACGCGCGTGCTGGCGGTGGAATGGGCGTCGCATGGCATCCGCGTCAACTGCATCGCGCCCGGCTTCATCGCCACGGTGATGTCTGCAAAAGCTTTTGCAGACGATCCGGAGAGAAAAGCAAGAGCACTGGCGCGCACGCCCATGGGAAAATTCGGCGAACCCTCGGAGGTGGCCAGTGCGGCGCTGTTTCTGGCATCAGCACAGGCGAAATATATCACCGGTGTCGTGCTCGCGGTTGACGGCGGCAATTCCATTGGATTCTGA
- the xylA gene encoding xylose isomerase — protein sequence MSNYQPRAEHQFTFGLWTVGNIGRDPFGQPVRPVLPPVEIVHLLAEVGAYGVNLHDNDLVPSDATPAERDRLVRDFKQALSATGIVVPMATTNLFGDPVFKDGAFTANDPKVRAYALHKTMHAIDLGVELGAKTYVFWGGREGTETDAGKNPLAAIQRMREAMNFICDYVRAQGYDLKLALEAKPNEPRGDIYLATTGHMLAFIATLDHPEMVGVNPEVAHEHMAGLNFLHNVAQAWDAGKLFHIDLNDQNFARYDQDFRFGSHNFKQAFFLVKFLEDVGYAGPRHFDAHAYRTEDVAGVKDFAAGCMRTYLILKEKAAQFNTDKEIQALLAEINSEVPAMTSLLGKYTAQKAAALKAHTFDREAIAKRGLKYERLDQFVFELLMGVR from the coding sequence ATGTCGAACTACCAACCTCGCGCCGAGCATCAATTCACTTTCGGATTGTGGACGGTCGGCAATATCGGCCGTGATCCGTTCGGCCAACCCGTGCGGCCGGTGCTCCCGCCGGTCGAAATCGTTCATCTGCTTGCTGAAGTCGGTGCCTATGGCGTCAACCTGCACGACAATGATCTGGTGCCAAGCGATGCCACGCCGGCGGAGCGCGACCGCCTCGTGCGCGATTTCAAGCAAGCGCTGTCCGCAACCGGCATCGTGGTGCCGATGGCAACGACGAATTTGTTCGGCGATCCGGTTTTCAAAGACGGCGCCTTCACGGCGAACGATCCGAAAGTGCGTGCTTATGCGCTGCACAAGACCATGCACGCGATCGATCTCGGTGTCGAGTTGGGCGCGAAGACTTACGTGTTTTGGGGCGGTCGCGAAGGGACTGAGACCGACGCCGGCAAGAATCCCCTGGCAGCGATCCAACGCATGCGCGAGGCCATGAACTTCATCTGCGACTATGTGCGCGCCCAGGGTTATGATCTCAAACTCGCGCTCGAGGCTAAACCCAACGAGCCGCGCGGCGACATCTATCTCGCCACCACGGGCCACATGCTCGCGTTCATCGCCACGCTCGATCATCCCGAGATGGTGGGCGTGAATCCCGAAGTGGCGCACGAGCACATGGCGGGCCTGAACTTTCTGCACAACGTCGCACAAGCGTGGGACGCCGGCAAGCTTTTTCATATTGATCTCAACGATCAGAACTTTGCGCGGTACGATCAGGATTTTCGTTTTGGTTCGCACAATTTCAAGCAAGCGTTCTTTCTGGTGAAATTTCTCGAAGACGTCGGATACGCCGGCCCGCGCCATTTCGATGCCCATGCCTATCGCACCGAAGACGTGGCGGGCGTCAAAGATTTTGCCGCCGGCTGCATGCGGACCTATCTCATCTTGAAAGAGAAAGCCGCGCAATTCAACACCGACAAAGAAATTCAAGCGTTGCTCGCGGAGATCAATTCCGAAGTTCCGGCAATGACTTCATTGCTCGGCAAATACACCGCGCAAAAAGCCGCGGCGCTCAAGGCGCACACCTTCGACCGCGAAGCCATTGCCAAACGCGGCCTGAAATATGAACGACTCGATCAATTCGTGTTTGAACTGTTGATGGGAGTTCGATAA
- a CDS encoding RNA polymerase sigma factor: MLPHRRHDHEGRAEPRQDDQALWQRMLSGDDQALAALFHRHYPLLYDYGLKLTRQAELVKDGVQEVFAYLWEKRATLSPADSARAYLLVALRRHLLKALARQQQRLESGQQHVLAESAESFSPEDFVIMQESDELERRALQQALQDIPPRLREALYLKTYDGLPYREIAAIMNVTPQVARNYVSEAFHRLRALLFPRR, translated from the coding sequence ATGCTTCCGCACAGACGGCATGACCACGAAGGAAGAGCCGAACCCAGGCAGGATGATCAAGCCCTGTGGCAGCGCATGCTCTCCGGCGATGATCAGGCGCTGGCCGCGCTCTTCCACCGCCACTATCCCCTGCTTTACGATTACGGCCTGAAGCTGACCCGGCAAGCCGAGCTGGTCAAAGACGGCGTTCAGGAAGTTTTTGCCTATCTTTGGGAAAAGCGCGCCACGCTCTCGCCGGCGGATTCGGCGCGCGCTTATTTGCTGGTCGCGCTGCGCCGCCATCTGCTCAAGGCGCTGGCCAGGCAGCAGCAGCGGCTGGAATCCGGTCAGCAACACGTGCTCGCTGAGTCGGCAGAGAGTTTTTCGCCGGAGGATTTCGTCATCATGCAGGAAAGTGACGAGTTGGAGCGGCGCGCGCTGCAACAGGCCCTGCAGGACATCCCGCCGCGGCTGCGCGAGGCGCTTTACCTCAAAACCTACGATGGCCTGCCCTATCGCGAAATTGCGGCGATCATGAATGTCACGCCGCAGGTGGCGCGCAACTACGTGTCCGAGGCCTTCCATCGATTGCGCGCCCTCCTGTTCCCCCGCCGGTGA
- a CDS encoding ASKHA domain-containing protein translates to MSIDLHCNDQHARVAPGSSLFEYAESMGIRVPTSCLQQGKCKECLVEILAGMECLSAPVAQEKHLRGNFRLSCRTRIVTDSGVVRCHTLRRGNMRIETRALQLPVEHQNLRLDPAVTRDGERILLKGEEIDHRSGPLYGLAVDLGTTTVVLRLLNLETGEIIADTAFENPQRFGGSEVMSRIHYDSTHPGKLLQRTLARYVNHALAEFPVDPASIYEVVVAGNSTMRDLFFRLNVHSIGQSPYQSLTEQEMAGALRTTTSLTATARRLLLRLNPKARVYGLPIISGHVGADAAACMLAVNLANEERLVAIMDIGTNTELIVGNKHRILAASCPAGPAFEGGNLSCGMPGLPGAIERVRINDEGKVDYSVIEGSEPEGICGSGLIDLLSELLRTGQINPLGRFEHGDKCFVLHENSAHQIYLNEGDINELAQAKGANVAGLQIACDQYGIGFQDLKVFYLAGGFGRHLNIDAARRIGLLPNIDTAKILQVGNAAIEGAGMALLSRSKREELEGLVRKVEHCRLETHPRFFDYFVEGCQFNPIAMSLQT, encoded by the coding sequence ATGAGCATTGATCTGCACTGCAATGATCAGCATGCCCGCGTCGCGCCCGGCTCCTCGCTTTTCGAATATGCCGAGTCGATGGGCATTCGTGTGCCGACCTCGTGCTTGCAGCAGGGGAAGTGCAAGGAATGCCTGGTGGAAATCCTTGCCGGTATGGAATGCCTTTCCGCACCGGTGGCGCAGGAAAAACACCTGCGCGGCAATTTCCGGCTTTCCTGCCGCACGCGCATTGTCACGGACTCCGGCGTCGTGCGATGCCACACGTTGCGGCGCGGCAATATGCGCATTGAAACGCGTGCGTTGCAACTTCCGGTGGAGCATCAAAACCTGCGGCTCGATCCGGCAGTGACGCGCGATGGTGAGCGGATTCTGCTGAAGGGCGAAGAAATTGATCACAGATCGGGTCCCCTTTACGGGCTGGCGGTGGATTTGGGAACGACAACTGTCGTCCTTCGGCTTTTGAATCTGGAGACCGGCGAAATCATTGCCGATACAGCTTTTGAAAATCCACAGCGATTTGGCGGATCGGAAGTCATGTCGCGCATACATTATGACTCCACCCATCCCGGCAAGTTGCTGCAGCGCACACTCGCGCGCTATGTGAACCATGCTCTCGCAGAGTTTCCGGTGGACCCCGCTTCGATCTATGAAGTTGTGGTTGCGGGAAATTCCACCATGCGCGATCTGTTCTTCCGGCTCAATGTGCATTCCATTGGACAAAGCCCTTATCAATCCCTCACCGAACAGGAAATGGCGGGCGCCTTGCGGACTACGACCAGCTTGACTGCCACCGCAAGGCGTCTGTTGCTGCGGCTGAATCCCAAAGCGCGAGTTTACGGTTTACCCATCATCAGCGGCCACGTCGGCGCGGACGCTGCTGCCTGCATGTTGGCCGTGAATCTGGCCAACGAAGAGCGTTTGGTTGCGATCATGGATATCGGTACCAACACCGAGTTGATTGTCGGCAACAAACACAGGATTCTCGCGGCCTCCTGTCCCGCTGGACCGGCATTCGAAGGCGGCAATCTTTCTTGCGGCATGCCGGGATTGCCGGGCGCCATTGAAAGAGTGAGAATCAACGACGAGGGGAAAGTCGATTACAGCGTCATCGAGGGCAGTGAGCCGGAGGGCATCTGCGGTTCCGGGCTGATCGATTTATTGAGTGAGCTGCTGCGCACCGGCCAGATCAACCCGCTCGGGCGGTTTGAGCATGGCGACAAGTGCTTCGTACTGCATGAGAACAGCGCTCACCAGATTTATTTGAATGAAGGCGACATCAACGAACTGGCCCAGGCCAAGGGCGCCAATGTTGCGGGCCTGCAGATTGCATGCGACCAGTATGGCATCGGATTTCAAGACCTGAAGGTCTTTTATTTGGCGGGCGGATTTGGCCGGCATTTGAACATCGATGCGGCGCGACGAATTGGCCTGCTTCCCAATATCGACACCGCGAAGATTCTGCAGGTCGGCAATGCCGCCATTGAGGGTGCTGGCATGGCGTTGCTCTCGCGCTCAAAACGCGAGGAATTGGAAGGCCTGGTGAGGAAAGTGGAGCATTGCCGCCTGGAAACGCATCCCAGGTTTTTTGACTATTTTGTTGAAGGATGCCAGTTCAATCCCATTGCAATGTCACTGCAAACATGA
- the xylB gene encoding xylulokinase, with protein sequence MTYLLGIDTSTTATKALLINEEGSVVAVAATEYPFGSPKPGWTEQDPALFWNGTVQSIRVVLAQAGISGKDVAAIGLTGQMHGMTLLDARGEVIRPCILWNDQRTAAQCEFITKLVGAERVLQLTGNPILTGFTAPKVVWTREHEPENYRRIAHILLPKDYVRYQLTGEFFSDVADSSGTSLFDVGKRRWSEAMLHALQIPRAWLPEVTESPVASTKINAVAAQATGLLAGTPVVAGGGDQAAQAVGTGIVREGTVAVTIGTSGVVFAQSDSYRVEPQGRLHAFCHAVPGKWHLMGVMLSAGGSFRWYRDALAAKESYDALMQGVATVAAGSEGLLFLPYLTGERTPHPDPHARGAFIGLNIRHAQPHLARAVIEGVTFGLRDSLELMRGLGVPTQQVRASGGGAKSAIWRQILADVFNAEIVTVNSTEGAAYGAALLAGVGAGIYPSVEAAADHAIRITGTHQPTPEVNVYAKYYARYQALYPALKTAFAALAEMASS encoded by the coding sequence ATGACTTACCTACTCGGTATCGACACTTCGACCACGGCGACCAAGGCGCTGCTTATCAATGAGGAGGGCAGCGTCGTCGCCGTGGCGGCCACAGAATATCCTTTTGGCTCTCCCAAGCCGGGATGGACGGAGCAAGACCCAGCGCTGTTTTGGAATGGAACGGTGCAAAGCATTCGCGTCGTTCTAGCCCAAGCAGGCATTTCCGGCAAAGACGTTGCCGCCATCGGCCTGACCGGCCAGATGCACGGGATGACCCTGCTTGATGCGCGCGGCGAAGTCATTCGCCCGTGCATCCTGTGGAACGACCAACGCACCGCGGCGCAATGCGAATTCATCACCAAATTGGTCGGGGCCGAGCGGGTCTTGCAGCTCACCGGCAATCCGATTCTCACCGGGTTCACCGCGCCGAAAGTCGTCTGGACGCGCGAGCACGAGCCGGAGAATTACCGCCGCATCGCGCACATTCTGCTGCCCAAAGATTATGTGCGCTACCAGCTCACCGGAGAATTCTTCAGCGATGTGGCGGATTCTTCCGGCACCTCGCTGTTCGATGTCGGCAAGCGGCGATGGTCGGAGGCGATGTTGCACGCGCTGCAAATTCCCCGGGCGTGGTTGCCGGAAGTCACCGAGTCGCCGGTGGCCAGCACAAAGATCAACGCGGTCGCGGCGCAAGCAACTGGACTGCTCGCCGGCACGCCGGTGGTTGCCGGCGGCGGCGATCAAGCCGCGCAAGCGGTCGGCACCGGCATCGTGCGCGAAGGAACGGTTGCCGTGACCATCGGGACTTCGGGCGTCGTGTTCGCGCAATCGGATTCGTATCGTGTCGAACCGCAGGGACGGCTGCACGCGTTCTGCCATGCCGTGCCCGGCAAATGGCATCTCATGGGCGTCATGCTGTCCGCCGGCGGCAGCTTTCGCTGGTATCGTGATGCGCTCGCGGCGAAGGAGTCTTATGATGCTTTGATGCAAGGCGTGGCTACCGTTGCTGCAGGAAGCGAAGGCCTGTTGTTTCTGCCATATCTCACCGGCGAGCGTACGCCGCATCCCGATCCGCATGCGCGCGGCGCTTTCATAGGTCTGAACATTCGTCACGCACAGCCGCATCTGGCGCGCGCAGTCATTGAAGGCGTGACCTTTGGATTGCGTGATTCATTGGAACTGATGCGCGGCTTGGGCGTGCCCACCCAGCAGGTGCGCGCTTCGGGTGGCGGCGCCAAGAGTGCAATCTGGCGGCAAATCCTTGCCGATGTTTTCAATGCGGAGATTGTCACCGTTAATTCCACCGAAGGTGCGGCTTACGGCGCGGCATTGCTGGCCGGTGTCGGCGCCGGCATTTATCCCAGCGTCGAGGCTGCCGCCGATCATGCGATTCGAATCACCGGCACACACCAACCAACGCCGGAGGTGAACGTGTACGCCAAATACTATGCGCGCTATCAAGCCCTCTATCCGGCGCTCAAAACCGCGTTCGCCGCGCTGGCAGAGATGGCGAGTTCGTGA
- a CDS encoding FecR domain-containing protein: protein MAEPIPEVESLLSDESFQRWLAGAAGSEELQQWLAWLNAKPEHQIIHQQALALWGKAAFRPATLPDVEQEWQKLRARLSLPAAKTASLRPLASRRTASAKKRLIWARFGGLAIAASLLLFWLWHSLPLSTTHQEPDRQVVATDFGQRARINLPDSTTIILNAHSSLRYPATWHATTPREFELQGEAYFEVAARPAGPQHGFIVHTEDGDIQVVGTRFVVHERGRGTRVVVAEGGVRVAVAEGATVGQGPAVETLLRPQQLLEFQKGDSVLRPQVVNLGLYTTWWREELVLEDTPFEHLVRRLEETYGVKVEVRDQRLLQRTLSGSLENRNLDVITKALAKALRTRVVRQGQVIIFGI from the coding sequence ATGGCTGAACCAATCCCCGAGGTTGAATCTCTGTTGTCAGACGAATCCTTTCAACGCTGGCTCGCCGGCGCAGCCGGCAGCGAAGAACTGCAACAATGGCTAGCCTGGCTGAACGCCAAGCCCGAGCACCAGATTATTCATCAGCAAGCCCTGGCGTTGTGGGGCAAGGCGGCTTTTCGCCCGGCCACGCTGCCGGACGTCGAGCAGGAATGGCAAAAGCTCCGCGCGCGCCTGTCCTTGCCGGCCGCCAAAACCGCTTCCCTGCGGCCGCTCGCCAGCCGGCGCACAGCGTCCGCCAAAAAGCGCCTGATCTGGGCCCGCTTCGGCGGCTTGGCAATCGCAGCCTCGCTGCTGCTCTTTTGGCTGTGGCACAGCCTGCCCCTGTCTACAACTCACCAGGAGCCGGACCGGCAAGTCGTTGCCACTGATTTCGGCCAGCGCGCACGCATCAACCTGCCGGACAGCACCACCATCATTTTGAATGCGCATTCCAGCCTGCGCTATCCCGCAACCTGGCACGCAACGACGCCGCGGGAATTCGAGCTGCAGGGGGAGGCTTATTTTGAGGTCGCCGCTCGCCCGGCCGGGCCGCAGCATGGTTTTATCGTGCACACGGAAGACGGCGACATTCAAGTGGTGGGAACGCGCTTTGTCGTGCATGAGCGCGGCCGGGGCACGCGGGTGGTGGTGGCCGAAGGCGGGGTCAGAGTTGCAGTGGCGGAAGGCGCCACGGTTGGACAAGGACCAGCGGTCGAGACTCTGTTGCGGCCGCAGCAACTGCTCGAGTTTCAAAAGGGCGACAGTGTCTTGCGGCCGCAGGTGGTCAACCTGGGCCTTTACACGACGTGGTGGCGCGAGGAGCTGGTTTTGGAGGACACGCCGTTCGAGCACCTCGTTCGCCGATTGGAAGAAACCTACGGCGTGAAGGTGGAAGTGCGGGACCAGCGCTTGCTGCAGCGCACGCTCTCCGGTTCGCTGGAGAACCGCAATCTCGACGTCATCACCAAAGCGCTGGCCAAAGCGCTGCGCACCCGCGTCGTGCGCCAAGGGCAGGTCATCATCTTTGGCATTTGA
- a CDS encoding aldo/keto reductase — translation MKRREFIKYTTATAAAATLSPVMQVLAGEKIKKNAHDIVRLGNTGIKASRLAIGTGTGGFNRQSNQTRKLGVPGLADLLRAAYEQGINFWDSADQYGTHPHLKEGLKGIPREKVVILTKTHATTADEMKADLQRFRKEIGTDYLDIVLLHMMTSGDWPMRRRGSMEVLAKARADGVIRAHGVSCHTLAALQTAAQSDWVQVDLARINSAGTQMDADVATVVKVLQKMHQDGKAIVGMKVFGGGWLRDRPDENLKFILDLDCVDAFTIGLESQDEMWDLLQRIPAASVP, via the coding sequence ATGAAAAGACGTGAGTTCATCAAGTACACAACTGCCACTGCGGCCGCCGCGACCCTTTCTCCGGTGATGCAGGTTCTTGCCGGCGAGAAGATTAAGAAAAACGCGCATGATATCGTGAGGCTCGGCAACACCGGCATCAAAGCCTCGCGGCTGGCGATCGGCACCGGCACCGGCGGGTTCAATCGGCAATCGAATCAAACGCGCAAACTGGGCGTGCCAGGACTCGCTGATTTGCTGCGCGCGGCCTATGAACAGGGCATCAACTTCTGGGATTCCGCGGATCAATACGGCACGCATCCACATCTGAAAGAAGGACTGAAAGGCATCCCGCGGGAAAAAGTCGTCATCCTCACCAAGACGCACGCCACGACGGCCGATGAAATGAAAGCCGACCTGCAGCGTTTCCGCAAGGAAATCGGCACGGACTATCTGGACATCGTTCTGTTGCACATGATGACGAGTGGCGATTGGCCGATGCGAAGGCGCGGGTCCATGGAAGTCCTGGCAAAAGCGCGCGCGGATGGCGTCATTCGCGCGCATGGCGTCTCCTGTCACACACTCGCAGCATTGCAAACCGCGGCGCAGTCGGATTGGGTGCAAGTTGATTTGGCCCGCATCAACTCCGCTGGTACCCAAATGGACGCGGACGTTGCGACCGTCGTAAAAGTTTTGCAGAAGATGCACCAGGACGGCAAAGCCATTGTTGGCATGAAAGTCTTTGGCGGCGGCTGGCTGCGCGACCGGCCTGATGAGAATTTGAAATTCATTCTCGATCTTGATTGCGTTGATGCTTTTACCATCGGCCTGGAGAGCCAGGACGAAATGTGGGATCTGCTGCAGCGCATTCCTGCGGCGAGTGTACCATGA
- a CDS encoding galactose mutarotase produces MSTSLMNDGKLPHLTVRWFGKTNRGQEVLLYALTNAQGNLLEITNYGGIVTRLRLPDRTGKSDDVVLGFNTLEEYVKDSPHFGCIVGRVGNRIANGEFVLDGRKHVLAKNNNPAGMPCHLHGGLVGFDKVVWEAVPLIANGDVGLKLSYLSRAGEEGYPGNLAVQVIYWWTNDDVLRIEYHATTDQATPVNLTHHSYFNLKGEGRGDILDHVLMINADEYTPVNKGMIPTGELASVAGTPFDFRRPTAIGASIAADHEQLRNGLGYDHNWVLRKQAGALELAATAYEPVSGRFMEVWTTEPGMQFYSGNFLDGHHIGKGGAPYPFRGGFCLETQHFPDSPNHPNFPNSILRPGEKYNSTTLYKFLLKE; encoded by the coding sequence ATGTCAACCTCTCTCATGAACGATGGAAAACTGCCGCACCTCACGGTGCGCTGGTTTGGCAAAACGAACCGCGGGCAGGAAGTGCTGCTTTATGCTCTCACCAATGCGCAGGGGAATTTGTTGGAGATTACCAACTACGGCGGCATCGTGACCCGGCTGAGGCTGCCCGATCGCACGGGCAAATCCGATGACGTGGTCCTGGGATTCAACACGTTGGAAGAATACGTCAAAGATTCGCCGCACTTCGGTTGCATCGTCGGCCGGGTTGGCAACCGCATCGCCAACGGCGAGTTTGTGCTCGACGGCAGGAAACATGTCTTGGCAAAGAACAACAATCCCGCCGGCATGCCGTGCCATTTGCACGGTGGATTGGTGGGGTTCGACAAGGTGGTTTGGGAGGCAGTGCCGCTCATCGCGAACGGCGATGTCGGCCTGAAATTGTCATACCTGAGCCGCGCTGGCGAGGAAGGCTATCCGGGAAATTTGGCGGTTCAGGTGATCTACTGGTGGACGAATGACGACGTCTTGCGGATTGAGTATCATGCCACCACTGATCAAGCCACGCCCGTGAACTTGACGCATCATTCCTATTTCAATCTCAAAGGCGAAGGCCGCGGCGATATTCTGGACCATGTCCTGATGATCAATGCAGACGAATACACCCCTGTGAACAAGGGTATGATCCCAACCGGTGAGCTTGCGTCCGTGGCTGGAACGCCATTTGATTTTCGCCGGCCCACTGCAATCGGCGCCAGCATTGCCGCGGATCATGAACAACTGCGCAACGGCCTGGGTTACGATCACAACTGGGTCTTGAGAAAGCAAGCCGGCGCTTTGGAACTGGCCGCCACCGCATATGAGCCGGTCTCGGGCCGCTTCATGGAAGTCTGGACTACCGAGCCCGGAATGCAATTCTATAGTGGTAACTTTTTGGACGGCCACCATATCGGCAAAGGCGGCGCGCCTTATCCCTTTCGCGGCGGCTTCTGTTTGGAAACTCAGCACTTTCCTGATTCGCCCAACCATCCCAACTTTCCCAATAGCATTCTCCGGCCGGGAGAAAAGTACAATTCCACCACGCTTTACAAGTTCCTGCTGAAGGAGTGA